One Natrinema longum genomic window, TAATTACTTAGGGACCCCTCGCCAATGCGTCGACAAGCGACCAGCAGGATTCAGCATGATGGACCCCATCACCGTACTCGTCGTCGACAACGAACCCGGCTTTGCGGACCTCGTCGGGACGATGCTCGAGCGCGAGCGCGAGGCGATCGGTTCCCTTTCGGCGACGGGTGGCACGGAGGCACTCGAGGTCCTCGAGCACCGGGAGGTCGACTGTATCGTCAGCGATTACGAGATGCCGGAGCTGACGGGACTCGAGTTGTTGGAACGCGTTCGTGCGGACGATCCGGATCTCCCCTTCGTGCTCTTTACCGGGCGGGGGTCGGAGGAGGTCGCCAGCGAGGCGATCGCGGCGGGCGTGACGCAGTATCTCCAGAAGGAGACCGGAAACGAGCAGTACGCGTTGCTGGCAAACCAGATCACGAACGCCGTCGAGCAGTACCGGACGGAAACGGAGCTTCGAGAGAGCGAGCGACGCTACGAGCGGACGCTGACGACGTTACACGAGACGACGCGCGACCTCATGCGGGCGGAGACGAAAGACGGAATCTACCGGTCAGCGGTCGAGACGGCGGGTGAGATCGTCGACGTCGCGGTCGCCGCGGCCTACGCGTTCGAGCCGACGGCCGGGACTCTCGAACGCGTCGCGTCGGTACGACGATCGCCCGAGTTAGGGGCCCCGGACGACGTCTTCGGGCGTGGAGAGGGGCTGGTCTGGGAGGTGTTCTCGGACGGCGAGAGCGCCTACTACGAGGACCTCGCGCGCGAGGACGGCCTCGACAGTTCGGGGACGGTGAGCCAAAGCGAGCTGATCGTTCCGCTCGGGACTCACGGGGTACTGGTCGCCGGCCGTGAGGATGTCGACGGCTTCGACGAGACGATGATCGAGCTGTTGCACATTCTGGCAGCCAACACCGAAGCCGCGCTGGATCGAGCCGAACGCGAGCAGTTGCTCCGTGACCACGACCGGACGCTCACCCAGCAAAATGAGGAACTGACGCGGCTCAATCACACGAACGAGATCGTTCGCGAGATTACCCACGGCATCGCGCAAGCCTCGACACGGGCGGCGATCGAAGAAACGGTATGTGACCGTCTCGCCGAGACGGATCGATATCGATTCGCCTGGATCGCCACGAACGACGACGAACCGCCCGCGCCGTCGGCCTGGTCCGGTATCGATACGGCCTACATCGACACGATTCGTGCGGACGGCGACCGTGCACCCGAACTCTCGCTGGTCCGTGAGATCCTCGAGACGGGGCAGCTACGGACGGTCCCCGACGTCCTCGAGGCCGACGGCTGGACGACCCGACGCAAGGAGGCGTTGACCTACGGCTATCAGACGGTACTCGGGGTGCCGCTGATCGCCGACGAACGACGATACGGCGTGTTGCTGGTTCACGTCGGCGGTGCCGATTCGGTCGGCGAGAGCGAGCGTGCGGTCCTCGACGAACTCGGGGACATGATCGGGCACGCGATCCAGTCGGTCGAGCGAACGCGGGCGATGCTGTCCGACAGCCGACTCGAACTCGAGCTCGCCGTGGCGGACTCGCGACTACTGTTCAACCGACTCTCCGAACAGGTCCCGGAAGCGGCCCCGATAACGCTCGAGGGCGTCATCGATCGCGGGACGGACGCCCTCCTGTTCGTCAGCGCGCCGGCGACGGCCCCGCTCGCCGGCCTCGAAACGGAGTGGGCCTCGATCGAGACCCTGTCGGTGGTTTCCGAGGGTGACGACGAAACCCTGTTCGAACTGACGGTCCCGTCGACGCCGTTTCTCGACGTGTTACGGACCTACGACGTACAGATACGGGACGCGACGGCCACCGACGGTGCATCGACGCTTACCCTCGAACTGCCACAGGGCGTCGAAACGCGGTCACTGATCGAGGCGCTCAGGGCGGCGTATCCCGAAACGGAACTCGTCGCCAAACGAGAGACGACGAAGACGCGGACGGGACGCAGACTCGATAGCGCGCTCGCGGAGGAGCTTACCGACAAACAGTTCGAAGCGTTGCAAGCGGCCCACTACAGCGGCTTCTTCGAGTGGCCACGAGAGAGCACCGGTGAGGAGTTGGCGGACGCACTCGGCGTCTCACCGCCGACGTACCACTACCACTTGCGCGCGGCCGAGCGGAAATTCGTCACGATGGTCTTCGAGTGAGACGGTCTCCTGTAAGTCGTTGCCGGTGGGACCGGGACCGCCCTGCGGTCCCACCGGAAGATCGGGACAGCAAGCCGTATGAACCGGTCGCTGAAATATCGGAGCGAGGTTCTTCGGCGGTTCCATGCCGACGGCGATCGACTGCTGTCCGTTCGAACGAGGAGTCGATACCGGGCGGAGGCTCCGGCCCGAGCGACGAGACTGCCGGGACGACGGAGTCGATCGCGACGGCTGTGGGCTCCGACCGCGGTCGGGACACGGATACCCCGCTTTCGATCGCCACTGCACACGGCACGAAGCGATGACTGTTTCCGCCGACTATTCGCTGGCGACATTATTCGACCGGGTGCTAATCAATTAGGGGTGAGATTCGGAAGACGGTAAACAGTTAGAAGTCATTTTTAACCCCTGCCGGTTCCTACACTGAGGTGGCGATCTCAAGCAGACTGTCGCCACCCCCTTTCCCCCACCCCTTTCCGTACGCCAACGGAGACGGCCGTTGCTCGACACACGCAGACGCATCCTCGATTCCCGGAAAGAGCAACGCAGAGACGCTACTAGCGTGATCGGCCTCGCCGGGACTGGCCCCCGATCGCCTCCTCCCACTCGATCCAGTCTTGTTCCCAGCCGCGGCGAGACTCCGCGCGCCGCTGGGCCCGCTCGTGATCCTCGCGTGCGGTTCGATTCCGCTCGACGGCCCCCGACTGTTCCCCCTCGACCAGCAGCGGGTCGAGGGACACGGCGTCGAACTGCTCGGTCTCGCCGTCGGCCGAAACCGCCTCGAGTCGCTGTTGGTGGGTGCCACGGGGAAAGACCAGTCGCCCGTCCTCGGCGAGTTGCTCGAGCAGCGCACGCGGCGGCTCGACGGCGGCCGCCTCGAGCAGAATTCGGTCGAAGGGCGCGTATTCCGGGAGTCCGTTCGCGCCGTCGCGGCAGTCGACGAGGACGCCGTCGTAGCCCGACTCGGAGAGATTTCCACGGGCTTCGGCGACCAGCGGGCGGGAGATGTCGACGGCGTGGACGTTCGTCTCGCCGACGATTTCGGCCGCGACGGCAGCCGTGTAGCCGACGCCAGCGCCGACGATCAACACCGTATCGTCGTCCTCGAGGGCCAGCGCCTGGAGGAGGCGGGCGACCGTCCGCGGTGCCAGCACGCGAGTCCCGAGAGCTTCGTGTGCACGGTCCGCGTAGGCGGTCCGCTCGTCATCGACGAACGCGTGGCGTGGCACGTCACGCATCGCGATCGCGACAGCCTCGTCCGCGAGGATGTCTCTGGGCGGGGACTCGAGGCCGTCGACCATATCCGCTCGCAGTACCGCGAGGTCCATACGCCAGCTATCGCGGCGGCCGTTATCAATGGCGCGCTTGCGCGGTCGGCTCCCGTGGCGTCCCACGCGGGGGACGATCACCCGCGCATTCGGACGAACCGAACGCCGCCGTGTTCGGTCCGCTCGAGCGAGCCGTCCGGCCGTTTCGTGGCGCTGACGAGCGTCTGGCGAGCCGTCCCGATCGGCGCGAGTAGCTGGCCGCCAGCGCGGAGTTGGTCGACGACGTGACCGGGCATCGAGGCCATCGCACAGGTGGCATAGGCGGCGTCGTAGGGCGCGTTCTCGGGCCACCCCTCGCGGCCGTCGCCGACGCGAATCGAGATGTCGTCGTACCCCAGCGCTGCGAGGGTCTCTCGTGCCTGTTCGGCCAGCTCCGCGCTGTATTCGACCGTGTAGACGTTCTCGCCGCCGACTACCTCGGCCGTGACGGCCGCGTGATAGCCACAGCCGGTACCGATCTCGAGGACGTCGTCGCCGGGATCGGCCGCGAGCAGATCGGCCATGATCGCCACCATGTGTGGTGCGCTGATCGTCTGTCCGTCGCCGATCGGCAGGGGCCGGTCGGCGTAGGCGCTCTCCCGGCGGGTCGGCGGGACGAACTCGTGGCGGGGAACCGCTTCCAGGGCCTCGAGCACGCGGTCGTCGTCGACGCGGGACGCGACGGTCTCGACCATGCGCTGCCGTGGGATCTCGTAGCTGTCGGACATCGCTCGGGGTCGAATACGACCTCGAGGACGGTATACTGTCGGGCGGACCCCGCAGACCGGGCGGACAGACGGCGAGGGCGAGCCTCGCGAACCGGCGTGTTACCGGTTCAGCGTGTGGATCGCGTGTCCGAGCGCGTGTTCCGCGGCCTCCATGACGGCCTCCGAGAGCGTCGGATGCGTGTGGACCGTCGCGGCGACGTCCTCGAGGGTCGCGCCGAGTTCGATCGCGAGGCCGAGTTCGGCGACCAGTTCCGAGGCCTCGGGGCCGACGATCGAGGCACCGAGGACGTAGCCGTCCGCGTCGTCGGCGACGATCTTGACGAAGCCCTCGGAGTCGCCGGTCGTCAGCGCGCGACCGCTGGCACGGAACGGGAACTGGCCGGTGACGGTTTCGAAGCCGGCTTCCTCGGCCTCGGATTCGGTCATCCCGACGGTAGCGATTTCGGGATCGGTGAAGACGGCCGCAGGAATGGCCTGGTGATCGAGGGCCGCGGGTTCGCCGGCGATCACCTCGGCGGCGACGTTCCCCTCCGCGCTGCCCTTGTGGGCGAGCATCGGTTCGCCGGCGACGTCGCCCACGGCGAAGATGTGGTCGACGTTCGTCCGAGCGTGGGAATCCGTGTCGATGAACCCGCGCTCGTCGGTCTCGACGCCGGCCTCCTCGAGGTCGAGCGTGTCCGAGACCGGCTGGCGGCCGACGGCCACGAGCACGTTCTCGGCGTCGAGTTCGAGGCGTTCGTCCGCGAGTTGCTCCGTGCCGCCATCGGCTTCGGCCCGGTCGGCCGGCTCCGCGACGACTCGGATCCCGTCTTCGCCGTCGCGGTCGTTCCAGTCCGACGCGGTGTAGCCGAACTCGAAGTCGATCCCGAGATCTTCCGCCCGCTTTTTGACGGGACGTTTGAGGTCGTCGTCGTACCCCGGAAGGATCGAGTCGAGCATCTCGATGACGGTCACGTCGGTCCCGAGTTTGGCGAAGACGCCAGCGAGTTCCATCCCGATGTAGCCGGCCCCGACGACGACCAGCGAGTCGGGGACCGACTCGAGAGCGAGCGCCTGTTTCGAGTTCAGGACCGGGTCGTCCCCGTATTCGAAGTTCGGAATCTCGATGGGGCGCGAGCCGGTCGCGATAACGGCGTGTTCGAACTCGAGGGTCTCCGAACCCTGGCCCTCGCCGCTGTGGGAGACGCGGACGGTGGTCTCGTCCGCGAAGCGGGCGGTCCCCTCAAGTAGATTGACGCCGTTGGCTTTGCAGAGTTTCTCGACGCCGCTCGTGAGCTGCTCGACGACGCCGTCTTTCCAGTCCATCATCCCGGCGAGATCGATCGCGGGGTCGGCGTGGATCCCCATCGCTTCCGCGCTGGCGGCGTCGTGAGCCACGTCGGTTGCGGTTATCAGCGCCTTCGAGGGGATACAGCCGTGGTTCAGGCAGGTTCCCCCGTAGGCGTCTTTCTCGACGAGCGTGACGTCCAGATCGAGCTGTCCGGCGCGAATCGCGGCCACGTAGCCTGCAGGGCCCGCGCCGATGACCAGTACGTCCGTTCCAGTGGTGACATCTCCGACGACCATTACGTGTCCCAATGGGCTGGAGGCTCCTGTAAATACCCCTTGCCGAGCGCGGCGGGAACCGATCTCAGCCGGAGCCCCCCGGACACGACGGCAGTCGAACCCGCCTCGAAAACGCTCCCCCTGCGTCGCTCGGCTACTCGGACCCCTCTCGAGCGGTCAACACCGTGTCCTCGCCGAGGGTCGTCTCGCCGAGCGAGAACTCGCGGGCGGTCAGCCGGCTGTTGACCCCCAGAAACGTGTCGCTGTCGAGAGTCAACTCGTCGTCGATTTCGACGACGTCCGCGGTCACGTGTGCCGGTTTCCCCGACAGAACGATCCGCTCGACCGTCCGGCGTTCGTCGTCCGTTTCGAACGGACCACAGAACACGACGAACGACTGCGGGCTCGACGCGGGGAGTGGGTACTCGCTGTGAATCGGCTGCCGATCGATACACTCGAGATCGCCGTCGTCGAAGAAGAACAGTCGGTGGCCGGAGGGCGTATCGCCGACGGTCCCGTCGCCCCCATCGGAGGCCGCCGTCGGCGCTGCCGGACCGGCCCCGCCGGGCGAAACACCGTCGTCGCCGTCGTCGGCCGACGCCGACGAACGGGCAGTCGGCTCCGAACCCGCATAGCGGAGATAGAGCACGAGCATCGCCCGGAGCCCCGCCTTCGTGCCGCGTTGTCTGTACAGCTCCGGTGCCCGAGCGAGCAGTTCCCGCCGTGCGTCCTCCGGCCAGTCGCCGTCGGGCTCGACGGCCAGCCACTGCTCGAGCCACGACAGGGCGTCGCTGGGAACCGCCTCCGGGTCGAAATACCGCCCCATGTCCTCGATCGCCGTCTCGATATCGACGAAGGTGGACTCGAACACCGACAGGTACTGCTCCAGGAACGCGGCCGAACGGTCGTCCTCCTGGTAGAGTTCCGGGAGATATCGGAGGTACGTCTGACGGGGACAGAAGGCGGTGATCGAATCGACCCGTGGTGACGACCGCGGACTCCCGTCGAGTTCGAGCGCAACGAACAGGTACCGACCGACGGCCTCGGACAGCAAGACGTCGTCCGGGTTCAGCGAGTCGACGGTCGTCCAGTCGGCCTCGGCGTGGGCCGCGAGCGCGTCGATCGCCCCGGCCCGCCACGCCCGAACGTCCCCACGGGAACGGTCTGGACACCCCGAGACGAGGCGGTCGACGTCGGCACTGGCGAGCTCCCACGCCGACGTCACACCCAGCTCGCGGACGCTGTCGACGGCGTCGGCCGGCATCGCCTCGAGGTCCTCGATTCCGACCTCGCGAGGCATCGGTCGGTTCGTCGCGAGGTAGCGAACGCGGACCTGCGTACTCGCGGTCAGCTGGGAGAGCTGGATCGCCAGGCGGTGCCACTCGGTATCGTCCGTCCCGGAGTCGTATCGATGGAACGCCTCGCCGACGTGGCGCTCCCGTCTGGGATGTCGCGCGTGGCGTCGTCGTTCCCGAAGGAGCGTCCCCCGACCGTTCGAACCACAGGCCGCGTAGAACTCCCGTCGATCGTCGGGTGCGGTGGGTCGTGCGACGAGCGTCCGGCACGGCCGGTTGAACCGATACCGCTCGCGAAACGCGTCCGACGAGGGGTCTCGTTCGAACAGGGCCGGCCCCCCGTTCTCGAGTCGGCCGGCGACGAAGAGCGTTCCACCGACCACCGAGAGCGCGGTCGGGGAGAACGCGCCGGCCCCGGCGACGAACTCGCCGCTCGCGATCGGAAACCCGCCGTCGGTGTGATCGTCCCCGTCGCCGAACGACCGAATAACCGGGTCGCCATCGTTGCGATCGAGGACGTACCCGCGGCCGTCGGCGTCGACGGCGAGGTCGGTCGGCTCGACGAGCCACCAGTCGATCGCCAGGTCGATTTCGGCGTCCCGCCCGACGGTCCGTACCCGACCGACATCGTCGAGCAGATAGAGCAGTCCTCCCGCGTGGGCGACGCGGATCGGATCGGTCGCGTCGGTCTCGATGGTCCCGATCGTCCGCTGGAGCCGGGGTGAGACGACGGTGATGGAGCCGTCGTCACGGTCGACGACGAAGACGCGATCGTCGTCGACACAGAGCGCGCTGGGGTCGGCGACGTCGCCGTCGGAGCGAGTCCACAGGCGCTGGGTGAGATCCGCCGTCGGGTCGTGTCGATACAGTGCGCCCGACGAACGAAGCGTATACAGGTCGCCACTCGGGTCCATCGCCACGTCGACCACGCCGTCCTCGATCGTCGTCCGTTCGATCGCGGCCGTCGTCGCCAGTCCGAGACCCTCATCGCGAACGTCGACGTTCCGGCCGACCCACTCTTTCCAATCCGCGGTACTCGTCGTCGTCGCGTACGAAAAGTCCATTCGTTATCCACCTCCATCGCTCGAGCCGGTTCGGATCGAGAGGTTCGTCGTGACGTCTTCGACGGCGAACAACGAGGTGTCGTCGATACGGACGCTCCCGTCGTCGACCGTCGCACCGCCGTGTGCGGTGATCGTCACCTCGCTCACCCGATCGATCGCGTCGAGGTCCGCGATCCGATCGACCAGTTCCGAGCGGTGTAACGTGTGGCCGAACGGCCATCCGTCCCCCCCATCGCCCATCAGGGGATGGACGAACTCCTCGATCGCCGTCCGAACGGCGACGTCGTGGCCGCCACCGGCGTATCGGGCTCTCGCGCGCCCGGCGACCGAAATCTCGAGGCCGACGTACCGTGGCCCGATCACGTCCACCCGATCGCTCAGGAGCTTTCGCTCCCCGACGTGCCGACGGACGGCACGCAGGAATCCCTCGCTCGGTTCCGGCGTCCCCACGTCCGGCGGTGCGAAGGGAACGACGACGACGGTGATCTCGCCGTCCTCGACGAGCACGTTCGTCCGACCGATCCTGAGTCCCGGCGTGTGCGCGGCGACATAGCGGTAGTCGTCGGCGGTGATGGCCCGATAGGGGAGCCGCCGGTCGCGCCGGACGCGGTCGAGCGCGTCCGCGATCGTCTCCCCGTCGGCACCGCCGGTCGCTCCATCGACCGGGTCCACTTCGATATCGGCGGCGTCGACCGGCCCCTCGAGCGAGCGGTCGGGATCGGAGAGATGCCAGACCGTCGTGGCCGGAACGTTCCCGTCCGCACCGCCGCCGGCGACGTAGTCGGCACGGACAGTGCCAGCGGCGGGCGGAACGCGTCCCGCCGCGCCGTCGCCGAACGTCACGGTCCCCGCCTCCCGATCGAGGACGAAGTGGGGATCGTCGGGGCCGGACGCGTCGAAATCGGGCACCTCCTGCCACCGCTGCCCGTCGACGAACACCGTCGCCGAGAGCACCGGCGACCGCTCGAAGGCGTAGGTCTGCCCGTCGAGCGCCGGTGCCTCCTCGAGGTGGCCGACCTGCGTCAGTTCCTCGTCGGTCACCGACTCCCGGTGGCTAACCGAGACGACGTTCGATTCGATCGCGTCGAACTGCGGCGGAATCTCGTGTCCGGCCGTCTCGAGACGACAGCGAAGCCACGTTCGCCCTGACGAACCGACATCGGTCGGCGGTTCGGGACCCGCTGCGTTGCTCGCGGTCGCTGGCCCGGCGTCAGGACGGGCCAGCGTGATCGGCCCGCCCCGATAGAACGCGTTCGTGCCGTCGGCCGCGACGGCGAGTCGTCGCCACGAACCGTCGTCTTCGTCGCGGTACTCCCAGACCGGCTCGACGGAGGGTTCGAACGACGACTCGATCGAGCCGTGCGTCGCCGGCTCCGGGAGGTCGTCGTCGTGGTAGCTGACGGTCAGGGTGAGCGTGCGAGCGCGGGCGAACGGGTCGGCGTCGAAGCCGAGATAGAACGCGTCGCCGTCGGCAGCGTCGTCGCCAAACGCACGGTAGAACATCCCGCCGGTCCGGTTCGCGTGGGTGTTGTCGGTCCGGCCCGAGCCGGTGACCGTGAGGACGCGCTCGAGCGTCGCCGCCGTCAGGGTGAGCGCGTGGTCGGTCTCGAACCGATAGCTCGTGTCGGCATCGTCGGCGTCGGCGACCGAGACGCGCGTCCCGGCCGGAATGCGTGCCCAGCCCGCGTCGTCGGGCAGCCCCAATCGCAACCGCGTCGACGCCGGCGTCGGCGGTCGTCGGCGCTCACCCATCAACGCGAGATACTTTTCGCGGTGGTCGTCGGTCACCCGATCGAGCTGGTAGACGTACGTCTCCGTCAGCCAGGCCAGCATCTCGAGGATCGTCACACCGGGATCGTGCGGGTTGAGGTCGGTCCACTCCTCGGCGTAGGCCGGGATCAGTTTGGTGGCCTCGCTCAGGATCTCCTCGTAGGATCTGTCGTCGAGTTCCGGAACGTCAATACCCACGGCGATCGCCCCCCTCGAGTCGCCGATCGCGACCGCGGTTCGGTTTCCGGGCCGGTTCTCGTCGGGCGGCGTCGATCACGACGAGTCGTCACCCCCCATCGTAACGGTCACTTCGTGGACACCGCTGCAGACGAGCACGTCCGGCGGAAGCGTCGTCGGCGCGTCGCGGCCGGCCAGCGAGGTCTGTTCGCCGGCGACGTCGATCGTCGCACCGAGTTCGACCACGTCGGCGACGGCGTCGGTTCCGTCGACGATATCGTAGAGCGCGTCCGTCGACGGCGTCTGGCCGAACGACCACCCCTCGCCCCCGTTCCCGTCGAGCGGGTGGAGGTAATCGTCGATGCGTTCCTCGATGGCCCCCTTGAGCAGCGAGACGCTCGTACTGTCGGCCGTGTACACGGTGACGGAAACCGATACCGCCGCGTACTGCGGGCCGCGAACGACGATCCGGGACCCCTCGGATTCGACCAGCGAGACGGGCGCGCGTTCGCGCAACGCGTCGCGGACGCGGTGTTTGAGTTCCATCGACGGGACGGGTTTCTCCCGCCGGGCGTGGGGAACGATCAGGAGCGTGACGCCGCCAGCGTCCCCGTCACCACCCCCGTCGGGGGTACAGTTGACTTTCGACAGTTCTCGGAACTCCGCGGTGGCGACCCGCTCGTAGTCCGACGGAGTGACCGCACGGCCCCGGTGTTTGAGCTGCCCCGTGGTGCGTGCCACGAGGGCGTCCATGGACTCGGCGTCGGCACCGCCGTCGGCCGGTTTCGGATTCGAGACGTCCTCGACGAGTGAAATCGAACTCTTCAGGTCCGTGATCGTGTCGGCTGCAACGTTGCCGTCGCGGCCGCCCCCGGTCGTGTACGTCACCATGATATTTCCCTGCCCGGACGGCGGGATCCGCCCGCGGTTTCCGTCGCCGAAGCTGACGGTGCCGTCGAGCCTGTCGACGACGTAGTGGCGATCCGACGGCTCCGACTCCAGAAAGTCAGCGACCTGCTGCCAGCGGACCCAACACTCCGTCACGTCGCCACCCGCGTCGGTGACGCGCCGAACGTCGTCGGGGCGTTCGGTCAGAAGCTCGCGCCGTTGGCCGGTCGACAGCGTCGCGGACTCCTCGACCCACAGGTCGAGATCGATGACCGGCGCGTGCGCACAGTCGAAGGATTGGTCGTGCGAGCCGTCGCTCGAGCCCAGGACTTCGTCTTCGATCGTCCGGGTGTTGTAGGCCCACTGCGTGTTGGGATACAGCCCCTCGAGCGTCGGCGGGGCCGTCGTCCGTTCGCGTTGCCGGTCGACGTCCGCACTCGACCGTCCCGACCCCGAGCGGCGGTCGAACTCGTCTTGGGTGACGCGGGCCCGGATCCAGTGACACTGCCGCCCGAAGCGGTCGAACGCGGTCGTCGGCTCGGGGAGGGTGAGCCTGACGATCCCCCGTTCGGTCAATCCGCCGGTCCGATCCTGAACGGTGAGTTTCGACCACTCGTCGGCCGCCGGATCCTCGCAGTACTCCCAGCGCATGCCGGGATCGAACGAGCGGGGGTAGGTGACGTCCTCGATCGGAACGAAGAACGTGAGCGGACCATCGCGAAGCGGCTCGTCGAAGCCGAGATACAGCGTCTGGGTCTCGTCCGAAAGCTCCTCGAAGGGGGTCAACGCCCCCTCCCGTTTGGCGAGGTCGTCGCTGATGGAGCCGTTGTTCTTCGTCCGGATCCGCTCGAACGGTTGCCGCCCGCGGTCGTACTGGATCGAGACGTCGCCGAACCGCGGCGGGTCCGGCGAGTCGACGAGCGATCCCCGCGTTCCGGCGTCGGTGACGCCGAACGACGGCTGGCCGTAGTTCCCGCTGACCAGCCGGACGCGGATCCAGACGTTTTCGTGACCGGACACCGACGTCGGTTCGATGTCCTCGGGGACGGTAAAGCGAACGTGGCCGGCGCTTCGCAACGCGTTCGTCTCGTCCTCGAGGACGGTCAGCCGGCTCCAG contains:
- a CDS encoding bacterio-opsin activator domain-containing protein, encoding MMDPITVLVVDNEPGFADLVGTMLEREREAIGSLSATGGTEALEVLEHREVDCIVSDYEMPELTGLELLERVRADDPDLPFVLFTGRGSEEVASEAIAAGVTQYLQKETGNEQYALLANQITNAVEQYRTETELRESERRYERTLTTLHETTRDLMRAETKDGIYRSAVETAGEIVDVAVAAAYAFEPTAGTLERVASVRRSPELGAPDDVFGRGEGLVWEVFSDGESAYYEDLAREDGLDSSGTVSQSELIVPLGTHGVLVAGREDVDGFDETMIELLHILAANTEAALDRAEREQLLRDHDRTLTQQNEELTRLNHTNEIVREITHGIAQASTRAAIEETVCDRLAETDRYRFAWIATNDDEPPAPSAWSGIDTAYIDTIRADGDRAPELSLVREILETGQLRTVPDVLEADGWTTRRKEALTYGYQTVLGVPLIADERRYGVLLVHVGGADSVGESERAVLDELGDMIGHAIQSVERTRAMLSDSRLELELAVADSRLLFNRLSEQVPEAAPITLEGVIDRGTDALLFVSAPATAPLAGLETEWASIETLSVVSEGDDETLFELTVPSTPFLDVLRTYDVQIRDATATDGASTLTLELPQGVETRSLIEALRAAYPETELVAKRETTKTRTGRRLDSALAEELTDKQFEALQAAHYSGFFEWPRESTGEELADALGVSPPTYHYHLRAAERKFVTMVFE
- a CDS encoding protein-L-isoaspartate O-methyltransferase family protein, which produces MDLAVLRADMVDGLESPPRDILADEAVAIAMRDVPRHAFVDDERTAYADRAHEALGTRVLAPRTVARLLQALALEDDDTVLIVGAGVGYTAAVAAEIVGETNVHAVDISRPLVAEARGNLSESGYDGVLVDCRDGANGLPEYAPFDRILLEAAAVEPPRALLEQLAEDGRLVFPRGTHQQRLEAVSADGETEQFDAVSLDPLLVEGEQSGAVERNRTAREDHERAQRRAESRRGWEQDWIEWEEAIGGQSRRGRSR
- a CDS encoding protein-L-isoaspartate(D-aspartate) O-methyltransferase, with protein sequence MSDSYEIPRQRMVETVASRVDDDRVLEALEAVPRHEFVPPTRRESAYADRPLPIGDGQTISAPHMVAIMADLLAADPGDDVLEIGTGCGYHAAVTAEVVGGENVYTVEYSAELAEQARETLAALGYDDISIRVGDGREGWPENAPYDAAYATCAMASMPGHVVDQLRAGGQLLAPIGTARQTLVSATKRPDGSLERTEHGGVRFVRMRG
- the lpdA gene encoding dihydrolipoyl dehydrogenase, yielding MVVGDVTTGTDVLVIGAGPAGYVAAIRAGQLDLDVTLVEKDAYGGTCLNHGCIPSKALITATDVAHDAASAEAMGIHADPAIDLAGMMDWKDGVVEQLTSGVEKLCKANGVNLLEGTARFADETTVRVSHSGEGQGSETLEFEHAVIATGSRPIEIPNFEYGDDPVLNSKQALALESVPDSLVVVGAGYIGMELAGVFAKLGTDVTVIEMLDSILPGYDDDLKRPVKKRAEDLGIDFEFGYTASDWNDRDGEDGIRVVAEPADRAEADGGTEQLADERLELDAENVLVAVGRQPVSDTLDLEEAGVETDERGFIDTDSHARTNVDHIFAVGDVAGEPMLAHKGSAEGNVAAEVIAGEPAALDHQAIPAAVFTDPEIATVGMTESEAEEAGFETVTGQFPFRASGRALTTGDSEGFVKIVADDADGYVLGASIVGPEASELVAELGLAIELGATLEDVAATVHTHPTLSEAVMEAAEHALGHAIHTLNR
- a CDS encoding phage tail protein, whose product is MDFSYATTTSTADWKEWVGRNVDVRDEGLGLATTAAIERTTIEDGVVDVAMDPSGDLYTLRSSGALYRHDPTADLTQRLWTRSDGDVADPSALCVDDDRVFVVDRDDGSITVVSPRLQRTIGTIETDATDPIRVAHAGGLLYLLDDVGRVRTVGRDAEIDLAIDWWLVEPTDLAVDADGRGYVLDRNDGDPVIRSFGDGDDHTDGGFPIASGEFVAGAGAFSPTALSVVGGTLFVAGRLENGGPALFERDPSSDAFRERYRFNRPCRTLVARPTAPDDRREFYAACGSNGRGTLLRERRRHARHPRRERHVGEAFHRYDSGTDDTEWHRLAIQLSQLTASTQVRVRYLATNRPMPREVGIEDLEAMPADAVDSVRELGVTSAWELASADVDRLVSGCPDRSRGDVRAWRAGAIDALAAHAEADWTTVDSLNPDDVLLSEAVGRYLFVALELDGSPRSSPRVDSITAFCPRQTYLRYLPELYQEDDRSAAFLEQYLSVFESTFVDIETAIEDMGRYFDPEAVPSDALSWLEQWLAVEPDGDWPEDARRELLARAPELYRQRGTKAGLRAMLVLYLRYAGSEPTARSSASADDGDDGVSPGGAGPAAPTAASDGGDGTVGDTPSGHRLFFFDDGDLECIDRQPIHSEYPLPASSPQSFVVFCGPFETDDERRTVERIVLSGKPAHVTADVVEIDDELTLDSDTFLGVNSRLTAREFSLGETTLGEDTVLTAREGSE
- a CDS encoding putative baseplate assembly protein, whose amino-acid sequence is MGIDVPELDDRSYEEILSEATKLIPAYAEEWTDLNPHDPGVTILEMLAWLTETYVYQLDRVTDDHREKYLALMGERRRPPTPASTRLRLGLPDDAGWARIPAGTRVSVADADDADTSYRFETDHALTLTAATLERVLTVTGSGRTDNTHANRTGGMFYRAFGDDAADGDAFYLGFDADPFARARTLTLTVSYHDDDLPEPATHGSIESSFEPSVEPVWEYRDEDDGSWRRLAVAADGTNAFYRGGPITLARPDAGPATASNAAGPEPPTDVGSSGRTWLRCRLETAGHEIPPQFDAIESNVVSVSHRESVTDEELTQVGHLEEAPALDGQTYAFERSPVLSATVFVDGQRWQEVPDFDASGPDDPHFVLDREAGTVTFGDGAAGRVPPAAGTVRADYVAGGGADGNVPATTVWHLSDPDRSLEGPVDAADIEVDPVDGATGGADGETIADALDRVRRDRRLPYRAITADDYRYVAAHTPGLRIGRTNVLVEDGEITVVVVPFAPPDVGTPEPSEGFLRAVRRHVGERKLLSDRVDVIGPRYVGLEISVAGRARARYAGGGHDVAVRTAIEEFVHPLMGDGGDGWPFGHTLHRSELVDRIADLDAIDRVSEVTITAHGGATVDDGSVRIDDTSLFAVEDVTTNLSIRTGSSDGGG